The Gemmatimonadaceae bacterium DNA window AGTCAGCCGAGCAGGCTGCGGATCGCGTCTTCGCCTAACGAGACGGGCCGCGCGACGAAGACCCGCAGCACGCGCGCCGAGCGGTAGAGCTCGTCGGACAGCACGGGGAGATTGATCGACCCGCGCAGGCCTTCCCGCGTGAGCCGGTGCACCTGGCCGCCGCGGAGGCGCACCGGCAGATCCAGTCCCAGCATCTGCGGTTTTTCCGGGAAGTCGAGCAGCACTTCCCCGGACGCGAGGCCTAACCGGCGTGCCAGCGCGTCTTCGGTGGCGCGCACGCGGTCGAGCTCGACGGCGATCCAGTCGCCCGCTCCGTCGGGCAGGTCGCCGGCGGCGCACTCGAACGCACGCTTGTAGAGGCGGCGGGTACGCAGCGCATCGAGCAGCGGCGCGTTGCTCGCCGTGTCGAGCACGTGGAGCAGTCCTTCGTCGGTGAGCGATGACAGCGCGCTGTCGTCGAGCGCGCCATCTCGAATCGCATCATCTACGAGGCGCTTGTACATCGCGGTGGCGCTGCGTACGGCGTGGTGCCAGTAGACGTTCCGGTACATCTGGTATTTGGCGAACAGCAGCGACTCGAGCGCCGACAGTCCTTTTTCCAGCACGCCGATGGTGACGCGTCCCGCGTCGGGGACGACGGTGAGTGCGTTGATGAGCCGATCGACATCGATCTCGCCGTACGGCACGCCGCACATGAACGCGTCGCGTTTGAGGTATTCGATCTTGTCGAGGTCGAGCGAGCCGGAGATGAGGCCTTGGAGCGGACTCGCGCTCTGCCCGCGGATGAGCGCGTAGACGCGCTCCGGGGCATCGGGGGCGATCGACGCGCGCAACTCGTCGGCGATCGGGCCCTGTGTGATGAGCGGGCGCGCGGCGACTTCGTGGTGCTGGGCGCCGATTTCCTCGAGCGCGTGGGAGAACGGGTGGTGGCCGACGTCGTGGAGCAGCGCGGCGGCGATGACGACGCCGCGTTCATCGGGCGGGATGGCGTCGAGCTCGCGGCGGTCGTCGAGCACGCCGAGGGTGCGCCGGGCGAGATGGTACGCGCCTAACGCGTGCTCGAAGCGGGTGTGGGTGGCGCCGGGGTAGACGAGGTGCGCCAGGCCTAACTGTCGGACGTACCGCAAGCGCTGGAACACCGGCGTGTCGATGAGCCGCCGGGTGACCGCATCGACGACGATGGTGTTCCAGAGCGGGTCGCGGATCGACGTCACGCGTCGATCAGCCGCTCTTCGGACCTGCGCTTCTGACGCCGTCGGACACCGAGCCCGCGAACTGCTCGAAGTTCTTCGCGAACATCGCCGCGAGCTTCTTCGCCTGTGCGTCGTAGGCGGCGTGATCGGACCAGGTCCGGCGCGGGTTCATGACCTCCGAGGGGACGCCGCGCACGGACTGCGGGACGGCGAGTCCGAAGATGGGGTCGGTGGTGGTGGGCACTGCATCGAGCTCTCCCGAGAGCGCGGCGCGCACCATTGCCCGGGTGAAGCCGAGCTTCATGCGGGAGCCGACGCCGAAGGGTCCGCCGGTCCATCCCGTGTTGACGAGCCACACCTTCGACTTGTGCTGATCGAGTCGCGCGCCGAGCATCTCGGCGTATTTGGTGGGCGGCCAGACGAGGAAGACGGCGCCGAAGCAGGCGCTGAAGGTGGCCTGCGGCTCGGTGACGCCGCGCTCGGTGCCGGCGACCTTGGCAGTGTAGCCGGACAGGAAATAGTACAGCGCCTGGTCTCTCGTTAGGCGTGCGATGGGCGGCAGCACGCCGAACGCGTCGGCGGTGAGCAGGACGACATTCTTGGGGTGTCCGCCGCGTCCGCCGGGCACGTGGTTGCGGATGTAGGGCAGCGGATAGGAGACGCGTGTGTTTTCGGTGAGCGACGAATTGGTGAAATCCGGACGGCGGGAATTCGGATCGAGGACGACGTTCTCGAGGACGGTGCCGAACATCTGGGTGGTGCGATAGATATCGGGCTCGCTGTCTTCGCTGAGATTGATGGCCTTGGCGTAGCAGCCGCCTTCGAAATTGAACACGCCTTCGTCGCTCCAGCCGTGCTCGTCGTCGCCGATGAGCTGGCGTTCGGGATCCGCGGAGAGCGTCGTCTTGCCGGTGCCGGAGAGGCCGAAGAACAGCGCGCAGTCGCCCAGCTCGCCGATGTTGGCGGAGCAGTGCATGGAGAGCACGTTGGACTTGGGCATGAGGTAGTTCATCACCGTGAACATCGCTTTCTTGAGCTCGCCGGCGTAGCGGGTGCCGCCGATGAGGATCTGGCGGGACGCGAAGTCGAGGACGATGAAGGTACCGCTGCGGGTGCCGTGCTTGGCCGGGTCGGCCTGCATCTCCGGCGCGTGCAGGACGCTGAAGTTAGGCACGAAGGTCGGGAGGTCGCTGAGCTCGGGGCGGATGAACATGTTCCGTACGAACAGCATCTGCCAGGCGTTAGGCGAGACGTAGCGGACGGAGAGGCGGTGGCGCGGGTCGGCGCCGGTCCACAGGTCCTGGACGAACAGCTCCGGTTGGGCGGCGAGGTAGGCGCGGACGTCGGCGAGGAGTTTCTGGTAGTTTTCGGGTGGAAACGGGCGGTTCACATCGCCCCACCACACGTCGCGCTCGGTGCTCGGTTCTTTGACGAGGAACTTGTCCTTGGGCGAGCGGCCGGTGTGCGGCGTGGTGAT harbors:
- a CDS encoding HD domain-containing protein, translating into MTSIRDPLWNTIVVDAVTRRLIDTPVFQRLRYVRQLGLAHLVYPGATHTRFEHALGAYHLARRTLGVLDDRRELDAIPPDERGVVIAAALLHDVGHHPFSHALEEIGAQHHEVAARPLITQGPIADELRASIAPDAPERVYALIRGQSASPLQGLISGSLDLDKIEYLKRDAFMCGVPYGEIDVDRLINALTVVPDAGRVTIGVLEKGLSALESLLFAKYQMYRNVYWHHAVRSATAMYKRLVDDAIRDGALDDSALSSLTDEGLLHVLDTASNAPLLDALRTRRLYKRAFECAAGDLPDGAGDWIAVELDRVRATEDALARRLGLASGEVLLDFPEKPQMLGLDLPVRLRGGQVHRLTREGLRGSINLPVLSDELYRSARVLRVFVARPVSLGEDAIRSLLG
- the pckA gene encoding phosphoenolpyruvate carboxykinase (ATP), whose translation is MATQTTPRAEPRERKGNTGLEALGLAPKGTVHWNLVPPELVQAAVRRDEGQLADKGPFVGITTPHTGRSPKDKFLVKEPSTERDVWWGDVNRPFPPENYQKLLADVRAYLAAQPELFVQDLWTGADPRHRLSVRYVSPNAWQMLFVRNMFIRPELSDLPTFVPNFSVLHAPEMQADPAKHGTRSGTFIVLDFASRQILIGGTRYAGELKKAMFTVMNYLMPKSNVLSMHCSANIGELGDCALFFGLSGTGKTTLSADPERQLIGDDEHGWSDEGVFNFEGGCYAKAINLSEDSEPDIYRTTQMFGTVLENVVLDPNSRRPDFTNSSLTENTRVSYPLPYIRNHVPGGRGGHPKNVVLLTADAFGVLPPIARLTRDQALYYFLSGYTAKVAGTERGVTEPQATFSACFGAVFLVWPPTKYAEMLGARLDQHKSKVWLVNTGWTGGPFGVGSRMKLGFTRAMVRAALSGELDAVPTTTDPIFGLAVPQSVRGVPSEVMNPRRTWSDHAAYDAQAKKLAAMFAKNFEQFAGSVSDGVRSAGPKSG